In Amycolatopsis sp. EV170708-02-1, the following are encoded in one genomic region:
- a CDS encoding papain-like cysteine protease family protein, whose translation MKSLSRAALATGAAVFALSMLPATASAQSGGDGDRPSGLIQTETHTQVREIAPAAGAAMTVAATSASKQLNYTQQVQQYDQWCWAADGSSIERSMGGTASQAQFCAAGKGTSAGYCPNQPAQIYEIVRGFRGTGFSAQDAGGPIGFSSVVSQIDAGILNLTGIYWTSGGGHAEVIYGYDSANQSIMVGDPWPTYQRYQTWNYNQYRSNGQFRWNDTIVNIRKG comes from the coding sequence GTGAAGAGCCTTTCGAGGGCCGCGCTGGCGACCGGAGCCGCCGTCTTCGCGCTGAGCATGCTGCCCGCCACCGCGTCGGCGCAGTCCGGCGGCGACGGGGACCGGCCCAGCGGCCTGATCCAGACCGAGACCCATACTCAAGTGCGGGAGATCGCGCCGGCGGCCGGGGCCGCGATGACGGTCGCCGCGACCTCCGCGTCCAAGCAGCTGAACTACACCCAGCAGGTGCAGCAGTACGACCAATGGTGCTGGGCCGCGGACGGTTCGAGTATCGAGCGGTCGATGGGCGGCACCGCCTCCCAGGCCCAGTTCTGCGCCGCGGGCAAGGGAACCTCGGCCGGGTACTGCCCGAACCAGCCCGCCCAGATCTACGAGATCGTCCGCGGTTTCCGCGGCACCGGCTTCTCCGCGCAGGACGCGGGCGGCCCGATCGGCTTCAGCTCGGTCGTCAGCCAGATCGACGCCGGGATCCTGAACCTGACGGGGATCTACTGGACCTCCGGCGGTGGCCACGCCGAGGTGATCTACGGCTACGACTCGGCGAACCAGTCGATCATGGTCGGCGACCCGTGGCCCACCTACCAGCGCTACCAGACCTGGAACTACAACCAGTACCGCAGCAACGGCCAGTTCCGCTGGAACGACACCATCGTCAACATCCGGAAGGGCTGA
- a CDS encoding adenylate/guanylate cyclase domain-containing protein, which yields MRSDNDSSVRGRGQGPFGSWLLGPLDQDAAVLRRRVQGLLTGTLIATNVIGALVVVGLAALLMPAPGMSGDLIRVTAIAVPVYVVSAVVVGALWGTRGALRTLRWAADGRTPTDEERASSLRVPLRLTLVQAVLWGIATVVFGVLAALVQPRVVLTELLVVAFAGVVVCAIAYLAGEFILRPYAALALSGTLPSRPLSAGVNLRMLLFWCLGTGVPVAGLVVTAVLAWARGDVSTTKLAISVIALGLVVLVFGLLVTVFTARAVVNPIRSVQHALGRVRAGDFAVEIPVYDGTELGLLQAGFNGMAAGLAERERLRDLFGRHVGEDVASEAMRTSAELGGTVRTVSVLFVDLIGSTALAASRPPEEVVGLLNRFFAVVVDEVDRNHGLVNKFVGDAALAIFGAPVRLEDHATLALSAGRAIARRLAAEVPECPAGIGVATGEVVAGNVGDPRRFEYTVIGDPVNEAARLTELAKNVEARLLASWTAIESAAEAEAAQWRATEDVTLRGRSRPTTLATPVADSQPL from the coding sequence GTGCGATCAGACAACGACTCCTCTGTTCGGGGCCGCGGGCAGGGGCCGTTCGGCTCCTGGCTGCTCGGCCCGCTCGATCAGGACGCCGCCGTGTTGCGCCGTCGCGTCCAGGGGCTGCTCACCGGGACGCTGATCGCGACCAACGTCATCGGCGCGCTGGTCGTGGTCGGCCTGGCGGCGCTGCTCATGCCCGCACCCGGGATGTCCGGCGACCTCATCCGGGTGACCGCGATCGCGGTACCGGTCTACGTGGTCTCCGCCGTGGTGGTGGGCGCGCTGTGGGGCACCCGCGGCGCACTGCGGACATTGCGGTGGGCGGCCGATGGCCGGACGCCGACCGACGAGGAGCGCGCGTCGAGCCTTCGGGTCCCGTTGCGCCTGACGCTGGTCCAGGCGGTGTTGTGGGGTATCGCGACCGTGGTGTTCGGCGTGCTGGCCGCGCTGGTGCAGCCGAGGGTCGTGCTCACCGAACTGCTCGTCGTCGCGTTCGCGGGCGTGGTCGTGTGCGCGATCGCCTACCTGGCCGGGGAATTCATCCTGCGGCCGTACGCGGCGCTCGCGTTGTCCGGCACCTTGCCGTCGCGGCCGCTCAGCGCGGGCGTGAACCTGCGGATGCTCCTGTTCTGGTGCCTCGGCACCGGGGTGCCGGTGGCGGGGCTGGTGGTCACGGCGGTGCTGGCGTGGGCGCGCGGCGACGTGTCGACGACGAAGCTCGCCATCTCGGTGATCGCGCTCGGGCTGGTGGTATTGGTCTTCGGGCTGCTGGTGACGGTGTTCACCGCGCGTGCCGTGGTGAACCCGATCCGGTCGGTGCAGCACGCGCTGGGCCGGGTGCGTGCCGGTGACTTCGCCGTGGAGATCCCGGTCTACGACGGCACCGAACTCGGCCTGCTGCAAGCCGGTTTCAACGGGATGGCCGCCGGTCTCGCCGAACGCGAACGTTTGCGGGACCTGTTCGGCAGGCATGTCGGCGAGGACGTCGCGAGCGAGGCGATGCGCACGTCGGCCGAACTCGGTGGCACGGTGCGGACGGTGTCGGTGCTGTTCGTCGACCTGATCGGCTCGACCGCGCTGGCCGCGAGCCGTCCGCCCGAGGAGGTCGTCGGCCTGCTCAACCGGTTCTTCGCGGTGGTGGTCGACGAGGTCGACCGTAATCACGGGCTGGTCAACAAGTTCGTCGGTGACGCCGCGCTCGCGATCTTCGGCGCGCCGGTACGGCTGGAGGACCACGCGACGCTCGCGCTTTCCGCCGGACGGGCGATCGCGCGCAGGCTGGCCGCGGAGGTGCCGGAATGCCCGGCCGGGATCGGCGTGGCGACGGGTGAGGTGGTCGCCGGGAACGTCGGCGACCCGCGGCGGTTCGAGTACACGGTCATCGGCGATCCGGTCAACGAGGCGGCGCGGCTCACCGAGCTGGCGAAGAACGTCGAGGCCCGGTTGCTCGCTTCGTGGACGGCGATCGAGTCGGCCGCCGAAGCCGAGGCCGCGCAGTGGAGGGCGACGGAGGACGTCACCTTGCGGGGCCGGTCCCGGCCCACCACGCTCGCGACACCTGTGGCGGATTCACAGCCTTTGTGA
- a CDS encoding class I SAM-dependent methyltransferase, which yields MSSREVGTQRAFDAAAADFAALGRYLWEPIGAATVVAAGPAEGDKVLDACCGTGASAIPAAHAVGAGGVVDAIDLSGPMIGELRRLSADLPQLRAHEADATAWGTGGYDVVQSALGIFFFPDMTDGTDRLIARARPGGRAVFTIWRGGSMVAAGRHLGRAVAAVTDSAPPAEREPSLIDRIDQAGPYAAWLSERNLSDVDVVVNELRLSMTPEIAWLVVIGSGFRGLLADLEPGVVERVRERYLESLRAEGVTELDATTLIGSGTVR from the coding sequence ATGTCCTCTCGCGAAGTGGGAACCCAGCGCGCCTTCGACGCGGCAGCCGCCGATTTCGCCGCGCTCGGGCGGTATCTGTGGGAGCCGATCGGCGCGGCCACGGTGGTGGCGGCCGGGCCCGCCGAAGGCGACAAGGTCCTCGACGCCTGCTGCGGCACCGGGGCTTCGGCGATTCCGGCGGCGCACGCGGTCGGTGCCGGGGGTGTGGTGGACGCGATCGACCTCTCCGGTCCGATGATCGGCGAGTTGCGCCGTCTTTCGGCCGATTTGCCGCAGCTGCGCGCGCACGAGGCCGACGCGACGGCGTGGGGCACCGGCGGCTACGACGTCGTCCAGTCCGCGCTCGGCATCTTCTTCTTCCCCGACATGACGGACGGCACCGACCGGCTGATCGCCAGGGCCCGGCCCGGCGGGCGGGCCGTGTTCACGATCTGGCGCGGTGGATCGATGGTGGCCGCGGGCCGTCATCTCGGCCGTGCGGTCGCCGCGGTCACCGATTCCGCGCCGCCCGCCGAGCGGGAGCCGAGCCTGATCGATCGGATCGACCAGGCCGGCCCTTACGCCGCCTGGCTTTCCGAGCGGAATCTGTCCGATGTGGACGTCGTGGTCAACGAACTGCGGCTCTCCATGACGCCGGAGATCGCCTGGCTGGTCGTCATCGGATCCGGGTTCCGCGGGCTGCTCGCCGACCTCGAGCCCGGCGTCGTCGAGCGGGTGCGCGAGCGCTATCTCGAGTCCTTGCGCGCCGAAGGGGTGACCGAACTCGACGCCACCACATTGATCGGCTCCGGCACCGTACGCTGA
- a CDS encoding MerR family transcriptional regulator, with amino-acid sequence MRTAEVARRAGYSVQQVRNLERDGVLPAASRTASGYRGYGEIHLRSALAYRALAAAVGPVEAKKIVRALHRDPLPEVLALLDAAHAGLDAERADLRDAREAVRVISGEPIEDVRGSDSMSVSELASALGVRPSTLRHWDTERLVVPGRDRRGTRRYTPSQVRDARIVHQLRLAGYRVAPLRALMPELRRSRRLEDVASALAARDAGITARSRALFDGTAALSRLVSGEDG; translated from the coding sequence ATGCGCACGGCTGAGGTCGCGCGCCGGGCGGGGTACTCCGTCCAGCAGGTGCGCAACCTCGAACGCGACGGTGTGCTCCCGGCGGCGTCGCGGACGGCTTCGGGCTACCGGGGCTACGGCGAGATCCACCTCCGGTCGGCGCTGGCCTACCGTGCGCTCGCCGCCGCGGTGGGGCCGGTCGAAGCCAAGAAGATCGTCCGCGCCCTGCACCGGGATCCGCTCCCCGAGGTCCTCGCGCTCCTCGACGCGGCACACGCCGGGCTCGACGCCGAACGCGCGGATCTCCGGGACGCCAGGGAAGCCGTCCGGGTGATCTCCGGGGAACCGATCGAAGACGTGCGCGGCTCGGACTCGATGAGCGTCTCCGAACTCGCGTCGGCGCTCGGCGTGCGCCCGTCGACCCTGCGGCACTGGGACACGGAACGCCTCGTCGTGCCCGGACGCGATCGGCGCGGGACGCGGCGGTACACGCCGTCGCAGGTGCGGGACGCGCGGATCGTGCATCAGCTGCGGCTGGCGGGCTACCGCGTCGCGCCCCTGCGGGCGTTGATGCCGGAATTGCGGCGATCCCGGCGGCTGGAGGACGTCGCTTCCGCGCTCGCCGCCAGGGACGCCGGGATCACGGCCCGCTCGCGGGCGCTTTTCGACGGCACTGCCGCGCTTTCCCGCCTCGTGAGTGGTGAGGACGGTTAG
- a CDS encoding DUF6194 family protein — protein MGRRVLLLLPDGVVPTNVQPFATIVTKNYPGDETSRLDRPDTFRVNIHAGKKEFTRRLGEDPAATDTLIAHPVYGNAGWLAVVNPASDTETATRELLETAYRLARTRYERRADR, from the coding sequence CTGGGGCGACGCGTTCTTCTACTACTCCCCGACGGCGTCGTCCCCACGAACGTCCAGCCCTTCGCGACGATCGTGACCAAGAACTACCCCGGCGACGAGACCTCGCGGCTGGACCGCCCGGACACCTTCCGCGTGAACATCCACGCCGGCAAGAAGGAGTTCACCCGCCGGCTCGGCGAGGACCCCGCCGCCACCGACACCCTGATCGCCCATCCCGTGTACGGGAACGCGGGCTGGCTGGCGGTGGTGAACCCGGCGTCGGACACCGAAACGGCCACTCGCGAACTGCTCGAAACGGCCTACCGGCTGGCTCGCACCCGATACGAGCGGCGGGCGGACCGCTAG
- a CDS encoding MerR family transcriptional regulator produces the protein MGRNLRTRERLRPVDLAREHGLSAQAVRNYEADGILPAAERGPQGYRTYTPLHALALRAFLALVPGHGHARAAAIMRAVNRDAVEEALRLVDESHAQLLDDRRTLQAVAAALRDLEPVPQERGEVFVGPLSRKLGVRPATLREWERAGLLRPGRDPRTGYRVYNAADVRDAKLTHQLRRGGYLLERIAPVLDQVRSAGGVVPLESTLRDWHARLSARGRALLSGAAALDAYLADTFGTMALPRN, from the coding sequence GTGGGCCGGAACCTTCGAACCCGTGAGCGGCTCAGGCCGGTCGACCTCGCGCGCGAACACGGCCTGTCCGCACAGGCGGTCCGCAATTACGAGGCGGACGGCATCCTCCCCGCCGCCGAACGCGGCCCGCAGGGCTATCGCACGTACACGCCACTACACGCGCTGGCCCTGCGCGCGTTCCTCGCCCTCGTGCCCGGGCACGGCCACGCGAGGGCGGCTGCGATCATGCGGGCGGTCAACCGGGACGCGGTCGAGGAGGCTCTCCGGCTCGTCGACGAAAGCCACGCGCAGCTGCTCGACGACCGCCGCACCCTCCAGGCCGTCGCGGCCGCGCTCCGCGATCTCGAACCCGTGCCGCAGGAGCGGGGTGAGGTGTTCGTCGGCCCGCTGTCCCGGAAACTCGGCGTCCGGCCCGCCACCCTGCGCGAGTGGGAACGGGCGGGCCTCCTCCGCCCCGGACGCGACCCCAGGACCGGCTACCGCGTCTACAACGCGGCCGACGTGCGCGACGCGAAGCTGACCCATCAGCTCAGGCGGGGCGGCTACCTCCTGGAGCGGATCGCGCCGGTGCTCGACCAGGTCCGCTCGGCGGGCGGCGTCGTTCCGCTCGAGTCGACGCTGCGCGACTGGCACGCCCGGCTCTCGGCGAGGGGACGCGCCCTGCTCTCCGGCGCCGCCGCGCTGGACGCCTACCTCGCTGACACTTTTGGGACAATGGCACTTCCGCGCAATTGA
- a CDS encoding S1 family peptidase, whose amino-acid sequence MRIRGPVMLTLFSVCAGIGALAVPATAAPVTAYDQTMLETLAAQLKVSPLQAAQKLDHEKNLIASLENVRTRGLHTDGAYFDNAGALVVNADAGSAKELRSAGLTPRTGARGENALNALSAKVGTVIGKDVAQVQSWGPELAADQVVVTVQPGADSALVRRLTALPGVAVQTGVANGNTTQADVIPGQIMDLVPGTNCSLGFPGTTSSGNNVMLTAGHCVEGNPDILNRSGVHIGRGVATQFPSADMGLMDIDAEDTGRGYVDTRMGTTVRITGSSKAPVGTTLCKAGNTTGWTCGKITAYNQTVRYSGESVATTGLAKSTVCTEGGDSGGAYIAGNTAQGMTSGGPADGHDCGWNQGANATGSYSYYQPVVDAANKYGVTLTRS is encoded by the coding sequence ATGCGAATTCGCGGACCCGTCATGCTCACCCTGTTCAGCGTCTGTGCCGGGATCGGCGCGCTCGCCGTCCCGGCGACCGCCGCGCCGGTCACCGCCTACGACCAGACGATGCTCGAGACGCTCGCCGCCCAGCTCAAGGTCAGCCCGCTTCAGGCCGCCCAGAAGCTGGACCACGAGAAGAACCTGATCGCGTCGCTGGAGAACGTCAGAACCCGTGGCCTTCACACCGACGGCGCGTACTTCGACAACGCCGGCGCCCTCGTGGTGAACGCCGACGCCGGCTCCGCGAAGGAGCTTCGCTCGGCCGGTCTGACCCCGCGCACCGGTGCCCGCGGCGAGAACGCGCTGAACGCCCTGTCCGCCAAGGTCGGCACGGTGATCGGCAAGGATGTCGCCCAGGTGCAGTCCTGGGGCCCGGAACTCGCGGCCGACCAGGTCGTCGTCACCGTGCAGCCGGGTGCCGACAGCGCCCTCGTGCGACGGCTCACCGCGCTCCCGGGTGTCGCGGTCCAGACCGGTGTCGCCAACGGGAACACCACGCAGGCCGACGTCATCCCCGGCCAGATCATGGACCTCGTCCCCGGCACCAACTGCTCGCTCGGCTTCCCCGGCACCACCAGCAGCGGCAACAACGTCATGCTCACCGCCGGGCACTGCGTCGAGGGCAACCCGGACATCCTGAACCGCAGCGGCGTCCACATCGGCCGCGGCGTGGCCACCCAGTTCCCGTCGGCCGACATGGGCCTGATGGACATCGACGCCGAGGACACCGGCCGCGGCTACGTGGACACCCGGATGGGCACCACGGTGCGGATCACCGGCAGCTCGAAGGCGCCGGTCGGCACCACGCTGTGCAAGGCGGGCAACACCACCGGCTGGACCTGCGGCAAGATCACCGCGTACAACCAGACCGTCCGCTACAGCGGCGAAAGCGTCGCCACCACCGGGCTGGCGAAGTCGACCGTCTGCACCGAGGGCGGTGACAGCGGCGGCGCCTACATCGCGGGCAACACCGCGCAGGGCATGACCTCCGGCGGCCCCGCCGACGGACACGACTGCGGCTGGAACCAGGGTGCCAACGCCACCGGCTCGTACTCCTACTATCAGCCCGTCGTGGACGCGGCGAACAAGTACGGGGTCACGCTGACCCGTTCCTGA
- a CDS encoding DinB family protein, with translation MSTLEVLNHPFREQFEVFLDEHRRVLDESLEGLTEEQARRSLVPSRTTLLGLVKHATFVEKVWFVEGITCRPRTEIGLPETPDESFILTDEDTIDSVRQAYREACEVSRKAAAALDLDDLLHGNRRGPLPLRWVYLHMLRELAQHGGHADILREQILSS, from the coding sequence ATGTCCACGCTGGAAGTCCTCAACCACCCGTTCCGCGAGCAGTTCGAGGTCTTCCTCGACGAGCATCGCCGTGTTCTCGACGAGTCCTTGGAAGGGCTGACCGAGGAACAGGCCCGCCGGTCGCTCGTTCCCTCCAGGACGACCCTGCTCGGCTTGGTGAAGCACGCGACCTTCGTGGAGAAGGTGTGGTTCGTCGAAGGCATCACCTGCCGCCCGCGGACCGAGATCGGCCTCCCCGAGACGCCCGACGAATCCTTCATCCTCACCGACGAGGACACGATCGACTCCGTGCGGCAGGCGTACCGCGAAGCCTGCGAGGTGTCCCGCAAGGCGGCGGCCGCCCTCGATCTGGACGATCTGCTCCACGGGAACCGGCGCGGACCGCTCCCGCTGCGCTGGGTGTACCTCCACATGCTGCGGGAGCTCGCCCAGCACGGCGGCCACGCGGACATCCTGCGCGAGCAGATCCTCAGTTCCTGA
- a CDS encoding alpha/beta fold hydrolase, whose amino-acid sequence MFRRAAAFLVAIVLLTACGAPPAAAPPDGFRHEYADVDGVKMHYVTGGKGAPLVLLHGWPQTWYGWHRVMPALAEHFTVYALDLPGLGDSTGSPPSYDKATLARYVHGLVAGRLGLRDARVVGHDLGAAVAFQYAAQFPGDLAKLAYLDLPLPGPALDATAYRNLSWHIAFHSQKTVPEAVVGDDVREYLSLFYPQVAYSGTAFGGPGAPSPFDDAEIDEYARTYSKPEVLHGGFELYRTLGQDATANAGAKPLTTPTLLMTAEGLLEPQKATLVPRVANLVRAVEVPRAGHWLAEENPAFVSAELIGFLK is encoded by the coding sequence ATGTTCCGCCGAGCCGCCGCGTTCTTAGTGGCCATCGTCCTGCTGACGGCCTGCGGCGCACCCCCGGCCGCCGCCCCGCCCGACGGGTTCCGGCACGAGTACGCCGACGTCGATGGCGTGAAGATGCATTACGTCACCGGCGGGAAGGGCGCCCCGCTCGTCCTGCTGCACGGCTGGCCGCAGACCTGGTACGGCTGGCATCGGGTCATGCCCGCGCTGGCCGAACACTTCACGGTGTACGCACTCGACCTGCCCGGCCTCGGCGACAGCACCGGTTCGCCGCCGAGCTACGACAAAGCGACCCTCGCCCGCTACGTGCACGGCCTCGTCGCCGGACGGCTTGGCCTGCGCGACGCGCGCGTCGTCGGCCATGACCTCGGCGCCGCCGTCGCCTTCCAGTACGCCGCGCAATTCCCGGGCGATCTCGCGAAACTCGCCTACCTCGATCTGCCGCTGCCGGGGCCCGCGCTCGACGCGACGGCCTATCGGAACCTGAGCTGGCACATCGCGTTCCATTCGCAGAAGACGGTTCCCGAAGCCGTCGTCGGCGACGACGTGCGCGAGTACCTTTCCCTGTTCTATCCCCAGGTCGCCTACTCGGGGACGGCCTTCGGTGGTCCCGGCGCGCCGTCACCCTTCGACGACGCGGAGATCGACGAGTACGCCCGTACCTACAGCAAGCCGGAGGTCCTGCACGGCGGCTTCGAGCTCTACCGGACGCTCGGGCAGGACGCGACCGCGAACGCCGGCGCGAAACCCCTCACCACCCCGACCCTGCTGATGACCGCCGAGGGACTGCTCGAACCGCAGAAGGCCACTTTGGTGCCCCGCGTGGCGAACCTGGTCCGCGCGGTCGAGGTGCCGCGGGCGGGACATTGGCTAGCCGAGGAGAATCCGGCGTTCGTGAGCGCCGAACTGATCGGCTTCCTGAAGTAG
- a CDS encoding DinB family protein, which translates to MSRKRDAGPPSTGAGEKDVLAGFLDYLRSAVMAKAEGVPEDRARVPGVPSGTNLLGLVKHLTHVERHWLLGHRVTGWKATFHPGTDDTTASILAAYRETIAEANAVIASWDDLAATGPRRGSRRWTLTHLIEETARHAGHADILRELIDGATGR; encoded by the coding sequence ATGAGCCGGAAACGCGACGCCGGGCCGCCGTCGACCGGCGCCGGGGAGAAGGACGTGCTCGCCGGATTCCTCGACTATCTCCGTTCCGCCGTCATGGCCAAGGCCGAAGGCGTGCCGGAGGACCGGGCCCGTGTTCCCGGCGTGCCGTCCGGCACGAACCTGCTGGGCCTGGTCAAGCACCTGACCCACGTCGAACGCCACTGGCTGCTCGGCCACCGCGTCACCGGCTGGAAGGCGACGTTCCACCCGGGCACGGACGACACGACGGCCTCGATTCTGGCCGCCTACCGGGAAACCATCGCCGAGGCGAACGCCGTGATCGCCTCTTGGGACGACCTCGCCGCGACGGGACCTCGCCGGGGATCGCGGCGCTGGACGCTGACCCACCTGATCGAGGAAACCGCGCGGCACGCGGGCCACGCCGACATCCTGCGCGAACTGATCGATGGCGCCACCGGGCGCTGA